The following are from one region of the Streptomyces changanensis genome:
- a CDS encoding geranylgeranyl reductase family protein, which produces MTETLSEHRADVIVVGAGPAGSTTAYYLAKAGLDVLLLEKTAFPREKVCGDGLTPRATKQLVAMGIDISEEAGWLRNKGLRIIGGGVRLQLDWPELASFPDYGLVRKRDDFDEQLARQAQKAGARLYERCNVGEPVLDARTGRITGVQAKVGEEKTPMTFHAPLVVAADGNSSRLSLAMGLHRREDRPMGVAVRTYFTTPRHDDDYLESWLELWDRRGPGPDRLLPGYGWIFGMGDGTSNVGLGILNSSSAFRELDWREVLKAWCASMPEDWGFTPDNMTMPIRGAALPMAFNRQPHYTRGLLLVGDAGGLVNPFNGEGIAYAMESGQLAADVIVQAHARSTDAQRELALNNYPKVLKDTYGGYYTLGRAFVKLIGNPKVMKIAAQRGLTHPMLMRFTLKMLANLTDPTGGDAMDRIINGLSKVAPKA; this is translated from the coding sequence GTGACCGAGACCCTCTCCGAACACCGCGCAGACGTCATCGTCGTCGGGGCGGGCCCGGCGGGTTCCACCACCGCGTACTACCTCGCGAAGGCGGGCCTCGACGTCCTCCTGCTGGAGAAGACGGCCTTCCCGCGCGAGAAGGTGTGCGGCGACGGGCTCACGCCCCGCGCCACCAAGCAGCTCGTGGCGATGGGCATCGACATCTCCGAGGAAGCCGGCTGGCTGCGCAACAAGGGCCTGCGCATCATCGGCGGTGGCGTCAGGCTCCAGCTCGACTGGCCCGAGCTGGCCTCGTTCCCGGACTACGGACTGGTCCGCAAGCGCGACGACTTCGACGAGCAGCTCGCCCGGCAGGCGCAGAAGGCCGGCGCCCGGCTGTACGAGCGGTGCAACGTCGGCGAGCCCGTCCTCGACGCGCGGACCGGGCGCATCACCGGCGTCCAGGCGAAGGTGGGCGAGGAGAAGACGCCGATGACCTTCCACGCCCCGCTCGTGGTCGCCGCCGACGGCAACTCCAGCCGGCTGTCCCTCGCGATGGGCCTGCACCGGCGCGAGGACCGGCCGATGGGCGTCGCGGTGCGGACGTACTTCACGACGCCCCGGCACGACGACGACTACCTGGAGTCCTGGCTGGAGCTGTGGGACCGGCGCGGTCCCGGCCCGGACCGCCTCCTGCCCGGCTACGGCTGGATCTTCGGCATGGGCGACGGCACGTCCAACGTCGGCCTCGGCATCCTCAACTCCTCCTCCGCCTTCCGTGAGCTGGACTGGCGCGAGGTGCTGAAGGCGTGGTGCGCGTCCATGCCGGAGGACTGGGGCTTCACCCCCGACAACATGACCATGCCGATCCGCGGCGCCGCCCTGCCGATGGCGTTCAACCGCCAGCCGCACTACACGCGCGGCCTGCTCCTCGTCGGTGACGCGGGCGGGCTGGTCAACCCGTTCAACGGCGAGGGCATCGCCTACGCCATGGAGTCCGGGCAGCTCGCCGCCGACGTCATCGTGCAGGCCCACGCCCGCTCGACCGACGCCCAGCGGGAGCTGGCGCTGAACAACTACCCGAAGGTCCTCAAGGACACCTACGGCGGCTACTACACGCTCGGCCGCGCCTTCGTGAAGCTGATCGGCAACCCGAAGGTCATGAAGATCGCGGCGCAGCGCGGGCTCACCCACCCGATGCTGATGCGGTTCACCCTCAAGATGCTCGCCAACCTCACCGACCCCACGGGCGGGGACGCGATGGACCGGATCATCAACGGCCTGTCGAAGGTCGCCCCGAAGGCGTGA
- a CDS encoding helix-turn-helix domain-containing protein: MPAGTVAVAVVQDAGLSHWEMYELSIALAVFGIPHEDLADPWYRLRLCAAEAPDVPGGRSGPPGDGPGVPGAGFSLRTDHGLDGLVGADTVIVPSVPEECVDDGREVPAELVEALRAAAASGARMVSLCTGAFALAAAGLLDGRRATAHWQHTAELAARHPGVTVDDSVLYTDDGDVLTSAGATAALDLCLHLVRRDLGARVANQLARRLVVHAHRAGGQAQFIDAPLPPSDDEGLGPVLQWATEHLARPLTVDDLARRARMSPRTFHRRLYEATGTTPLQWLLQQRIARAQTLLECTDLPVEQVGERSGLGTAANLRRHFTRTVGVSPTVYRRSFPAGGLTPSGRPSTGR, translated from the coding sequence ATGCCCGCCGGAACCGTCGCCGTGGCCGTCGTCCAGGACGCCGGCCTGTCGCACTGGGAGATGTACGAACTCTCCATCGCCCTCGCCGTCTTCGGCATCCCGCACGAGGACCTCGCCGACCCCTGGTACCGCCTGCGCCTGTGCGCGGCCGAGGCACCGGACGTACCCGGCGGGCGGTCCGGACCGCCCGGGGACGGGCCGGGGGTGCCGGGGGCGGGCTTCTCGCTCCGTACGGACCACGGGCTCGACGGGCTCGTCGGCGCCGACACCGTCATCGTGCCGTCCGTACCGGAGGAGTGCGTCGACGACGGCCGGGAGGTGCCCGCCGAGCTGGTGGAGGCGCTGCGCGCGGCGGCCGCGTCGGGGGCCCGCATGGTGTCGCTGTGCACCGGCGCCTTCGCCCTCGCCGCGGCCGGGCTGCTCGACGGCCGGCGCGCCACCGCGCACTGGCAGCACACGGCCGAGCTGGCCGCCCGCCATCCGGGCGTGACGGTGGACGACTCGGTGCTCTACACCGACGACGGCGACGTCCTCACCAGCGCGGGCGCGACCGCCGCGCTCGACCTCTGCCTCCACCTGGTCCGCCGCGACCTCGGCGCGCGGGTCGCCAACCAGCTGGCCCGCCGCCTCGTGGTCCACGCGCACCGCGCCGGCGGGCAGGCGCAGTTCATCGACGCGCCGCTGCCGCCGAGCGACGACGAGGGCCTGGGGCCGGTGCTCCAGTGGGCGACCGAGCACCTCGCGCGGCCGCTCACCGTGGACGACCTCGCCCGCCGCGCCCGGATGAGCCCGCGCACCTTCCACCGGCGGCTGTACGAGGCGACCGGCACGACCCCGCTCCAGTGGCTGCTCCAGCAGCGCATCGCCCGCGCGCAGACCCTGCTGGAGTGCACCGACCTGCCCGTCGAACAGGTCGGTGAACGCAGCGGACTGGGCACGGCGGCGAACCTGCGCCGCCACTTCACCCGGACCGTAGGGGTCTCCCCCACGGTCTACCGCAGGTCGTTCCCGGCCGGCGGCCTCACGCCTTCGGGGCGACCTTCGACAGGCCGTTGA
- a CDS encoding NAD(P)-dependent oxidoreductase, with translation MSRESVTVLGLGQMGSALAAAFLAAGHPTTVWNRTPAKADDLVADGARRAGTVADAVAASELVVVCVLDYGVVRELLEPLAGGLAGRTLVNVTSGSPEQAREMARWAAGQGARYLDGGIMTTPPGVGDTASMFLYSGSTEALEAHRATLAVLGDPIDLGEDPGIASLYDAGLLGMMWSVFGGWLHATALVGADGVAAGAFAPVALRWLSTVGLFVERYAGQIDAGRYPGDDATIDVQLATVDHLLHAGALRGVDGRLPELHRELMAKAVADGHGGDSYARLIEAFRPTR, from the coding sequence ATGAGCCGTGAAAGCGTCACCGTGCTCGGACTGGGACAGATGGGATCGGCCCTGGCGGCCGCGTTCCTGGCGGCCGGTCACCCGACCACGGTGTGGAACCGTACGCCCGCCAAGGCCGACGACCTGGTCGCGGACGGCGCGCGGCGGGCGGGGACGGTCGCGGACGCCGTGGCGGCGAGCGAGCTGGTCGTGGTGTGCGTCCTGGACTACGGGGTCGTGCGGGAGCTGCTCGAACCGCTCGCCGGCGGGCTCGCGGGGCGGACGCTCGTCAACGTCACGTCAGGTTCGCCGGAGCAGGCGCGGGAGATGGCCCGCTGGGCCGCCGGGCAGGGTGCGCGGTACCTGGACGGCGGGATCATGACGACGCCGCCCGGGGTGGGCGACACCGCCAGCATGTTCCTGTACAGCGGCTCGACCGAGGCGCTGGAGGCCCACCGGGCGACGCTGGCGGTCCTGGGCGACCCGATCGACCTCGGCGAGGACCCGGGGATCGCCTCGCTCTACGACGCGGGGCTGCTGGGGATGATGTGGTCGGTGTTCGGCGGTTGGCTGCACGCGACCGCGCTCGTGGGCGCCGACGGGGTGGCGGCGGGGGCGTTCGCCCCGGTCGCGCTGCGCTGGCTGTCGACCGTGGGCCTGTTCGTGGAGCGGTACGCGGGGCAGATCGACGCCGGGCGGTACCCGGGGGACGACGCCACGATCGACGTGCAGCTCGCGACGGTCGACCACCTGCTGCACGCGGGCGCGCTGCGGGGCGTCGACGGACGCCTCCCCGAGCTGCACCGGGAGCTGATGGCGAAGGCCGTCGCCGACGGGCACGGCGGGGACAGCTACGCGCGGCTCATCGAGGCGTTCCGCCCCACCCGCTGA
- a CDS encoding C40 family peptidase codes for MSHTAHIPSHRKPRRSSSKLALRAGVAGGVLSTIAVAASPAQAEPVTETIEMPTLTNVDLSGALSSAVAASAEATQQDALVQDLRAQEDAAAGKAAKDAKTAKDQAERKAEAERKAQEAEEKARAEARERASRTAERTTLSASSNSGDSDGGSSSSDSGSSRSTATGSAAAIVDFARAQIGDAYVMGATGPNAWDCSGLVQAAYRQAGIDLPRVSGAQSSMGTSVSLSDLQPGDILYWGSRSGSYHVAIYVGGGNFVGAQNPGTGVVERSLDYDSPSGAVRIL; via the coding sequence ATGTCCCACACCGCTCACATACCCAGCCACCGGAAGCCCCGCCGCAGCTCCTCGAAGCTCGCGCTGCGCGCCGGAGTTGCCGGTGGCGTCCTCAGCACCATCGCGGTGGCCGCGTCGCCCGCTCAGGCCGAGCCGGTGACCGAGACCATCGAGATGCCCACGCTCACCAACGTGGACCTGTCCGGTGCGCTCTCCTCCGCCGTCGCCGCCTCCGCCGAGGCGACCCAGCAGGACGCGCTGGTCCAGGACCTCCGGGCTCAGGAGGACGCCGCGGCCGGGAAGGCGGCCAAGGACGCCAAGACGGCCAAGGATCAGGCGGAGCGCAAGGCTGAGGCCGAGCGCAAGGCCCAGGAGGCCGAGGAGAAGGCCCGGGCCGAGGCCCGGGAGCGCGCCTCCCGCACCGCCGAGCGCACCACCCTGTCCGCGTCGTCGAACAGCGGCGACAGCGACGGCGGCAGCAGCAGCAGCGACAGCGGCTCGTCCCGCTCGACGGCCACCGGTTCCGCCGCCGCCATCGTCGACTTCGCGCGCGCCCAGATCGGCGACGCGTACGTCATGGGCGCCACCGGCCCCAACGCCTGGGACTGCTCGGGTCTCGTCCAGGCCGCCTACCGCCAGGCCGGCATCGACCTGCCCCGCGTCTCCGGCGCGCAGTCCAGCATGGGCACCTCGGTCTCGCTGAGCGACCTCCAGCCCGGCGACATCCTCTACTGGGGCAGCCGCAGCGGCTCGTACCACGTGGCGATCTACGTCGGCGGCGGCAACTTCGTCGGCGCGCAGAACCCCGGCACCGGTGTCGTCGAGCGGTCGCTCGACTACGACTCGCCGTCCGGCGCCGTCCGCATCCTCTGA
- a CDS encoding NADH-quinone oxidoreductase subunit A: protein MNAYTPILVLGALGAAFAIFSVVMATLIGPKRYNRAKLEAYECGIEPTPTPAGGGRFPIKYYLTAMLFIVFDIEIVFLYPWAVTFDALGIFGLVEMLLFVLTVFVAYAYVWRRGGLEWD, encoded by the coding sequence GTGAATGCCTACACGCCCATCCTCGTGCTCGGCGCCCTCGGGGCAGCGTTTGCGATCTTCTCCGTGGTCATGGCCACGCTCATCGGCCCCAAGCGGTACAACCGGGCCAAGCTCGAGGCGTACGAGTGCGGCATCGAGCCCACCCCGACGCCGGCCGGAGGTGGCCGCTTCCCGATCAAGTACTACCTGACGGCGATGCTCTTCATCGTCTTCGACATCGAGATCGTCTTCCTCTACCCCTGGGCCGTCACCTTCGACGCACTGGGGATCTTCGGGCTCGTGGAGATGCTGCTCTTCGTGCTCACGGTCTTCGTCGCCTACGCCTACGTGTGGCGGCGCGGCGGCCTGGAATGGGACTGA
- a CDS encoding NuoB/complex I 20 kDa subunit family protein, which translates to MGLEEKLPSGFLLTTVEQAAGWVRKASVFPATFGLACCAIEMMTTGAGRYDMARFGMEVFRGSPRQADLMIVAGRVSQKMAPVLRQVYDQMPAPKWVISMGVCASSGGMFNNYAIVQGVDHVVPVDIYLPGCPPRPEMLLDAILKLHEKIQSSKLGVNAREAAREAEEAALKALPTIEMKGLLR; encoded by the coding sequence ATGGGACTCGAAGAGAAGCTGCCGAGCGGATTTCTGCTGACGACGGTCGAGCAGGCCGCGGGATGGGTGCGCAAGGCGTCCGTCTTCCCCGCGACCTTCGGCCTCGCCTGCTGCGCCATCGAGATGATGACCACCGGCGCGGGCCGGTACGACATGGCCCGCTTCGGGATGGAGGTCTTCCGCGGCTCGCCGCGCCAGGCCGACCTGATGATCGTCGCCGGTCGGGTCAGCCAGAAGATGGCCCCGGTCCTGCGCCAGGTCTACGACCAGATGCCCGCCCCGAAGTGGGTGATCTCCATGGGCGTCTGCGCCTCCTCGGGAGGCATGTTCAACAACTACGCCATCGTGCAGGGCGTCGACCACGTCGTCCCCGTCGACATCTACCTGCCCGGCTGCCCGCCCCGCCCCGAGATGCTGCTCGACGCGATCCTCAAGCTCCACGAGAAGATCCAGTCCTCCAAGCTCGGCGTCAACGCCCGGGAGGCGGCCCGCGAGGCGGAGGAGGCGGCGCTCAAGGCGCTCCCCACGATCGAGATGAAGGGGCTGCTCCGGTGA
- a CDS encoding NADH-quinone oxidoreductase subunit C, whose product MTDQPNRPNGPGDPHRTDEPNPEKELAAQNLPGQRGDHGEEIRVQRGMFGAERGGDTSGYDGLVRPVRLPGPAVRPYGGWFDEVADELEGALEEQGLVPENAIQKTVVDRGELTFHVAREHLVRVARTLRDDPALRFELCTGVSGVHYPGDKGRELHAVYHLRSLTHGRLIRLEVSAPDADPHVPSLVAVYPTNDWHEREAYDFFGLVFDGHPALTRIMMPDDWQGFPQRKDYPLGGIPVEYKGAQIPAPDQRRSYS is encoded by the coding sequence GTGACCGACCAGCCGAACCGGCCGAACGGGCCCGGTGACCCGCACCGGACCGACGAGCCGAACCCCGAGAAGGAACTCGCCGCGCAGAACCTGCCCGGCCAGCGCGGCGACCACGGCGAGGAGATCCGCGTCCAGCGCGGCATGTTCGGCGCCGAGCGGGGCGGCGACACCTCCGGCTACGACGGCCTCGTCCGTCCCGTCCGCCTCCCCGGCCCGGCCGTCCGCCCCTACGGGGGCTGGTTCGACGAGGTCGCCGACGAGCTCGAGGGCGCCCTGGAGGAACAGGGGCTCGTCCCGGAGAACGCCATCCAGAAGACGGTCGTCGACCGCGGGGAACTCACCTTCCACGTCGCCCGCGAGCACCTCGTCCGGGTCGCCCGCACCCTCCGCGACGACCCCGCGCTCCGCTTCGAGCTGTGCACGGGCGTCAGCGGCGTGCACTACCCGGGTGACAAGGGCCGCGAGCTGCACGCCGTCTACCACCTGCGCTCGCTCACCCACGGCCGGCTGATCCGCCTGGAGGTGTCCGCCCCGGACGCCGACCCGCACGTCCCGTCCCTCGTCGCGGTCTACCCGACCAACGACTGGCACGAGCGCGAGGCGTACGACTTCTTCGGCCTGGTCTTCGACGGCCACCCCGCCCTGACCCGGATCATGATGCCGGACGACTGGCAGGGCTTCCCGCAGCGCAAGGACTACCCCCTCGGCGGCATCCCCGTCGAGTACAAGGGCGCCCAGATCCCGGCTCCGGACCAGCGGAGGTCGTACTCGTGA
- a CDS encoding NADH-quinone oxidoreductase subunit D has translation MTTPHAHPSPGHHASPGPSGTHLADAADARETTEGTVYTVTGGDWDEVVQSAAKADDERIVVNMGPQHPSTHGVLRLILEIDGETVTEARCGIGYLHTGIEKNLEYRTWTQGTTFVTRMDYLTPFFNEAAYCLGVEKLLGIEDRIPDRATVIRVLLMELNRLSSHLVCIATGGMELGATTVMIYGFRDREMILDLFELITGLRMNHAFIRPGGLAQDLPPGAVDQVREFVRTMRKNLPEYDKLATGNPIFKARMQDIGHLDLTGCMALGATGPILRAAGLPHDLRRAEPYCGYETYEFEVPTADTCDAYGRFLIRLEEMHQSLRIIEQCLDRLAPGPVMVDDRKIAWPAQLALGPDGLGNSLDHIKKIMGTSMEALIHHFKLVTEGFRVPAGQAYAAVESPKGELGAHVVSDGGTRPYRVHFRDPSFTNLQAMAAMCEGGQVADVIVAVASIDPVMGGVDR, from the coding sequence GTGACCACCCCACACGCCCACCCGTCGCCCGGCCACCACGCCTCGCCGGGTCCCTCCGGGACGCACCTCGCCGACGCGGCCGATGCCCGCGAGACCACCGAGGGCACCGTCTACACCGTCACCGGCGGCGACTGGGACGAGGTCGTCCAGTCCGCGGCGAAGGCCGACGACGAGCGGATCGTCGTCAACATGGGCCCCCAGCACCCCTCCACCCACGGCGTGCTCCGGCTCATCCTGGAGATCGACGGCGAGACCGTCACCGAGGCCCGCTGCGGCATCGGCTACCTGCACACCGGCATCGAGAAGAACCTCGAGTACCGGACGTGGACGCAGGGCACCACCTTCGTGACGCGCATGGACTACCTGACGCCGTTCTTCAACGAGGCGGCGTACTGCCTCGGCGTCGAGAAGCTCCTCGGCATCGAGGACCGGATCCCCGACCGCGCCACGGTGATCCGGGTCCTGCTCATGGAGCTCAACCGGCTCTCCTCGCACCTGGTGTGCATCGCCACCGGCGGCATGGAGCTCGGCGCCACCACGGTCATGATCTACGGGTTCCGGGACCGCGAGATGATCCTGGACCTCTTCGAGCTGATCACCGGCCTGCGCATGAACCACGCGTTCATCCGCCCCGGCGGCCTCGCCCAGGACCTGCCGCCCGGCGCCGTCGACCAGGTCCGCGAGTTCGTGCGGACCATGCGGAAGAACCTGCCGGAGTACGACAAGCTCGCCACCGGCAACCCCATCTTCAAGGCCCGCATGCAGGACATCGGCCACCTCGACCTGACCGGCTGCATGGCCCTCGGCGCCACCGGCCCGATCCTGCGCGCCGCCGGCCTCCCGCACGACCTGCGCCGCGCGGAGCCGTACTGCGGCTACGAGACGTACGAGTTCGAGGTGCCGACCGCCGACACCTGCGACGCCTACGGCCGCTTCCTGATCCGGCTGGAGGAGATGCACCAGTCGCTGCGGATCATCGAGCAGTGCCTCGACCGGCTCGCCCCCGGGCCCGTCATGGTCGACGACCGGAAGATCGCCTGGCCCGCGCAGCTCGCGCTCGGCCCGGACGGACTCGGCAACTCCCTCGACCACATCAAGAAGATCATGGGCACCTCCATGGAGGCCCTGATCCACCACTTCAAGCTGGTCACCGAGGGCTTCCGGGTCCCCGCCGGCCAGGCGTACGCCGCGGTCGAGTCCCCCAAGGGCGAGCTCGGCGCCCATGTCGTCTCCGACGGCGGCACCCGCCCCTACCGGGTCCACTTCCGCGACCCGTCCTTCACCAACCTCCAGGCCATGGCGGCGATGTGCGAGGGCGGCCAGGTCGCCGACGTCATCGTCGCCGTCGCGTCCATCGACCCCGTGATGGGAGGCGTCGACCGGTGA
- the nuoE gene encoding NADH-quinone oxidoreductase subunit NuoE, whose protein sequence is MPELPAPDYPADVRARLETDAREVIARYPDSRSALLPLLHLVQAEEGHVTRTGMRFCAEVLGLTTAEVTAVATFYTMYRRKPSGDYQVGVCTNTLCAVMGGDAIYEELKEHLGVGDQETTADGKVTLEHIECNAACDFAPVVMVNWEFFDNQTPQSAKRLVDDLRAGLPVAPTRGAPLCSFKETARILAGFPDTRPGAVEATGGAGPASLIGLRLAKGEALPPRVVHPRGESADAGTRDQAPHGGPQPGSGHLSSHDAPQQTSASDPKHPAGPVSEEGE, encoded by the coding sequence ATGCCCGAACTCCCCGCCCCCGACTACCCCGCCGACGTGCGCGCCCGGCTGGAGACGGACGCCCGGGAGGTGATCGCCCGCTACCCCGACTCCCGCTCCGCGCTGCTGCCGCTGCTGCACCTCGTCCAGGCCGAGGAGGGCCACGTCACCCGCACCGGCATGCGGTTCTGCGCCGAGGTGCTCGGGCTGACCACCGCCGAGGTCACCGCCGTCGCGACCTTCTACACCATGTACCGGCGCAAGCCCTCCGGCGACTACCAGGTCGGGGTCTGCACCAACACGCTCTGCGCGGTCATGGGCGGCGACGCCATCTACGAGGAGCTGAAGGAGCACCTCGGCGTCGGCGACCAGGAGACCACCGCCGACGGCAAGGTCACCCTCGAACACATCGAGTGCAACGCCGCCTGCGACTTCGCACCCGTCGTGATGGTCAACTGGGAGTTCTTCGACAACCAGACGCCCCAGAGCGCCAAGCGGCTCGTCGACGACCTGCGCGCCGGCCTCCCCGTCGCGCCCACCCGCGGCGCGCCGCTGTGCTCGTTCAAGGAGACGGCCCGCATCCTCGCCGGGTTCCCCGACACCCGCCCCGGCGCCGTCGAGGCGACCGGCGGGGCGGGCCCCGCCTCCCTCATCGGCCTCCGGCTCGCCAAGGGCGAGGCGCTGCCGCCGCGCGTCGTCCACCCGCGCGGCGAGTCCGCCGACGCCGGTACCCGCGACCAGGCCCCGCACGGCGGCCCCCAGCCCGGCTCCGGGCACCTCAGCTCGCACGACGCACCACAACAGACCTCCGCGTCCGACCCGAAGCACCCGGCCGGGCCGGTCAGCGAGGAGGGGGAGTGA
- the nuoF gene encoding NADH-quinone oxidoreductase subunit NuoF → MTLATEIGETSPEKLLSPVLSAFWDEPRSWTLDTYRRHDGYEGLRKALAMTPDEVIAYVKDSGLRGRGGAGFPTGMKWQFIPQGDGKPHYLVVNADESEPGTCKDIPLLFANPHSLIEGIVIACYAIRSSHAFVYLRGEVVPVLRRLHEAVREAYAAGFLGKDVLGSGLDVDLTVHAGAGAYICGEETALLDSLEGRRGQPRLRPPFPAVAGLYACPTVVNNVESIASVPAIMHRGKDWFRSMGSEKSPGFTLYSLSGHVAGPGQYEAPLGITLRQLLDMSGGMRPGHRLKFWTPGGSSTPMFTDEHLDVPLDYEGVGAAGSMLGTKALQCFDETTCVVRAVTRWTEFYAHESCGKCTPCREGTYWLVQLLRDIEAGRGALSDLDKLADIADNINGKSFCALGDGAASPIFSSLKYFRGEYEEHITGKGCPFDPARSTAWADNHVEVTA, encoded by the coding sequence ATGACCTTGGCCACCGAGATCGGGGAGACCAGCCCCGAGAAGCTCCTCTCGCCGGTCCTGTCCGCCTTCTGGGACGAGCCCCGCTCCTGGACCCTGGACACCTACCGGCGGCACGACGGGTACGAGGGCCTCCGCAAGGCCCTCGCCATGACACCGGACGAGGTCATCGCCTACGTCAAGGACTCCGGTCTGCGCGGCCGCGGCGGCGCCGGCTTCCCCACCGGGATGAAGTGGCAGTTCATCCCGCAGGGCGACGGCAAGCCCCACTACCTCGTGGTGAACGCCGACGAGTCCGAGCCGGGCACCTGCAAGGACATCCCGCTCCTCTTCGCCAACCCGCACTCGCTCATCGAGGGCATCGTGATCGCCTGCTACGCGATCAGGTCCTCGCACGCCTTCGTCTACCTGCGCGGCGAGGTCGTCCCCGTGCTGCGCCGGCTCCACGAGGCCGTGCGCGAGGCGTACGCCGCGGGCTTCCTCGGCAAGGACGTGCTCGGCAGCGGACTCGACGTCGACCTCACCGTCCACGCCGGGGCCGGCGCGTACATCTGCGGCGAGGAGACCGCGCTGCTCGACTCCCTCGAAGGGCGCCGCGGCCAACCCCGGCTGCGTCCCCCGTTCCCCGCGGTCGCCGGTCTGTACGCCTGCCCCACCGTGGTGAACAACGTCGAGTCGATCGCCTCCGTGCCCGCGATCATGCACCGGGGCAAGGACTGGTTCCGGTCGATGGGCAGCGAGAAGTCCCCCGGCTTCACGCTGTACTCGCTCAGCGGCCACGTCGCCGGCCCCGGCCAGTACGAGGCCCCGCTCGGCATCACGCTGCGCCAGCTGCTCGACATGAGCGGCGGCATGCGCCCCGGCCACCGGCTGAAGTTCTGGACGCCGGGCGGCTCGTCGACGCCGATGTTCACCGACGAGCACCTCGACGTGCCCCTCGACTACGAGGGGGTCGGCGCCGCCGGGTCCATGCTCGGCACCAAGGCCCTGCAGTGCTTCGACGAGACGACGTGCGTCGTCCGCGCCGTCACGCGGTGGACCGAGTTCTACGCCCACGAGTCGTGCGGCAAGTGCACCCCCTGCCGGGAGGGCACCTACTGGCTGGTGCAGCTGCTGCGCGACATCGAGGCCGGCCGGGGCGCGCTCTCCGACCTCGACAAGCTCGCCGACATCGCCGACAACATCAACGGCAAGTCGTTCTGCGCCCTCGGCGACGGCGCCGCCTCGCCGATCTTCTCCTCCCTGAAGTACTTCCGCGGGGAGTACGAGGAGCACATCACCGGCAAGGGCTGCCCCTTCGACCCGGCCAGGTCGACGGCCTGGGCGGACAACCACGTGGAGGTGACGGCATGA